A window from Glandiceps talaboti chromosome 15, keGlaTala1.1, whole genome shotgun sequence encodes these proteins:
- the LOC144446439 gene encoding fucose mutarotase-like → MVVLKGVPRIISPELLNVLARMGHGDELVLADAYFPTSSICRHGPQEVRADGHGIPELLDAIMRLVPLDQYVNEPANVMDLVDSDKEKGLKTPVWDKYQDILNKSEGKQVKIGRIERFAFYDRAKTTFAVVHTGETSLYGNIIIKKGVLAEE, encoded by the exons ATGGTCGTGCTAAAAGGTGTTCCACGAATCATCTCTCCTGAACTGTTGAATGTATTGGCTCGAATGGGACACGGTGACGAGTTAG TGTTGGCAGATGCATATTTTCCAACCAGTTCCATATGTAGGCATGGGCCACAGGAAGTCAGAGCGGATG GTCATGGCATTCCAGAGCTCTTAGATGCCATTATGAGGTTAGTGCCCCTGGATCAGTATGTCAATGAACCG GCCAATGTTATGGACTTAGTTGACTCTGATAAGGAGAAGGGGTTAAAGACTCCTGTATGGGACAAGTACCAAGATATCCTCAACAAATCTGAAGGGAAACAG GTAAAAATTGGTCGCATTGAGAGATTTGCTTTTTATGATAGAGCCAAGACAACCTTCGCTGTGGTACACACAGG GGAGACTTCTCTATATGGAAATATAATCATTAAGAAAGGAGTCCTTGCAGAGGAATGA
- the LOC144446583 gene encoding TM2 domain-containing protein 2-like, with translation MSLTMFWFVISVVVELWRFANSNEVPVEGPCWNESCGDTYEPHSPLIICSYLPNEYIACEDLVDLNGNSTAREELGYGCVKFGGQAYEDVEFTSKKCHALEGIECYGKRTFLRGGFPCIKYTHHYFLPTLLFSVLLGFLGVDRFCLGYTGTAVGKLLTLGGLGIWWIVDVILLVTGGLLPADGSNWCPYY, from the exons ATGTCTTTGACAATGTTTTGGTTTGTTATCTCTGTTGTAGTCGAATTATGGCGATTTGCAAACTCTAACGAAGTGCCAGTAGAGGGGCCCTGCTGGAATGAAAGTTGTGGTGATACGTATGAACCACACTCGCCTCTTATTATCTGTTCATACCT ACCTAATGAGTACATTGCATGTGAAGACCTTGTAGATCTCAATGGTAATAGTACAGCTAGGGAAGAATTAGGGTATGGATGTGTAAAG TTTGGGGGCCAAGCCTATGAAGATGTGGAGTTTACATCAAAAAAGTGTCATGCACTTGAAGGAATTGAATGTTATGGAAAACGAACATTTCTTAGAGGTGGCTTCCCATGTATTAA ATATACCCACCATTATTTCTTACCAACACTGCTTTTTTCTGTCTTGCTTGGATTCTTGGGAGTGGATAGATTTTGTCTAGGATACACCGGCACAGCTGTTGGAAAATTACTAACATTAGGGGGACTCGGAATTTGGTGGATTGTGGATGTTATATTGTTAGTAACAGGAGGACTACTTCCAGCTGATGGAAGTAACTGGTGTCCATATTATTGA
- the LOC144446436 gene encoding syntaxin-18-like produces MADVTSLWKASLKTVRTRNKALGMGQDNGRNSILPHARTKSEFAKKTKEVVDNITKLREFLLEHRKDYINATSQLSSEVSRMTDKQRDQIDTDAQTFMRTCSETIKALRTEVENQTAFPQVREHKERVIELIDEYLKVVCKIYSEQRAIRVKRVVDKKRIGRLTPEQRLSQENNITPDSTSTPNKSNEPTPSRESIGYPSVNVEEEEELSSEELVMFQLENQQLFNEMNSLVDEVKQIEGKVVQIAKLQEIFSDKVLEQEKDIYTIESKVVETTENIKDGNEEIREAIKNNAGFRVWILFFLVMCSFSLLFLDWYG; encoded by the exons ATGGCTGATGTAACTTCGTTGTGGAAAGCTTCCCTTAAAACTGTTAGAACACGTAATAAGGCCCTTGGTATGGGCCAGGACAATGGTAGGAACAGTATTCTTCCGCATGCAAGAACGAAGTCTGAATTTGCGAAAAAAACAAAGGAAGTG GTGGATAATATCACCAAGTTGAGAGAATTCTTATTAGAACATAGGAAAGATTACATCAATGCTACCAG TCAGCTTTCATCTGAAGTGTCTCGTATGACAGACAAACAACGTGATCAGATCGACACCGATGCTCAGACATTCATGCGTACATGTTCAGAAACAATAAAGGCTCTAAGAACTGAAG ttgaaaACCAAACTGCATTCCCACAAGTGAGAGAACACAAAGAACGTGTTATTGAACTCATAGATGAATACTTGAAAG TtgtttgtaaaatttacagtgaaCAGAGAGCCATCAGGGTCAAGCGAGTTGTGGACAAAAAACGAAT AGGACGTCTGACACCAGAACAAAGACTAAGTCAAGAAAATAACATCACACCAGACAGTACAAGTACTCCAAACAAATCTAATG AACCAACACCATCAAGAGAATCTATTGGGTACCCATCTGTTAATGTGGAAGAAGAGGAAGAACTCAGTTCAGAGGAACTTGTTATG TTTCAGCTGGAAAATCAGCAACTTTTCAATGAAATGAATAGTCTTGTTGACGAAGTCAA GCAAATTGAAGGAAAAGTTGTGCAAATTGCAAAATTGCAAGAGATCTTTTCTGATAAAGTTCTTGAGCAG GAAAAAGACATCTATACAATTGAATCAAAGGTGGTtgaaacaacagaaaatattaAGGATGGTAATGAAGAAATCAGAGAG GCCATCAAGAACAATGCTGGTTTTAGAGTCTGGATTCTCTTTTTCCTGGTCATGTGTTCATTTTCCTTACTCTTCCTTGACTGGTATGGATGA